From a region of the Latilactobacillus sakei genome:
- a CDS encoding 2-keto-3-deoxygluconate permease (transports degraded pectin products into the bacterial cell), which yields MEIKKTIEKIPGGMMVVPLFLGTLVNTIWPGVDKFYGGFTGNYLVGTSVILFMFFFSVGTTIDLKSTGYIAKKGLSLLIFKVLLAGLLGVIINHFLPRSGVQGGLFAGFSVLAVIASFNETNGGLYMALMTTLGREEDAAGFPFISIESGPFMTMVTMGVAGIAAFPWQSLVSTLIPFVLGITLGSLDHEFRKMFKPIVPAMVPFFAFTLGYSLNFGMIFKSGFMGIFMGFAVVLVSGSVLSFVDRVFTHSDGVAGWAASSTAGAAVAVPYAIAETNPSFASTASSATAIVATSVLVTSILTPIVTMYFERRARAKGLPIVPEKYKNQFQEAKNR from the coding sequence ATGGAGATTAAAAAAACGATTGAAAAGATACCTGGTGGGATGATGGTTGTACCACTATTTTTAGGAACCCTTGTTAATACAATTTGGCCGGGTGTTGATAAATTTTACGGCGGTTTTACTGGCAATTATTTGGTTGGCACTTCTGTTATTTTATTCATGTTTTTCTTCAGTGTTGGCACTACAATTGATCTCAAATCAACAGGTTATATCGCAAAAAAAGGCTTATCATTATTAATCTTTAAAGTATTGTTAGCGGGGTTACTAGGTGTTATTATTAATCATTTCCTACCGCGTTCAGGTGTCCAGGGGGGCCTCTTTGCCGGATTTTCAGTTTTAGCGGTGATTGCATCATTTAATGAAACCAATGGTGGTCTTTATATGGCTTTGATGACAACGTTAGGGCGTGAGGAAGATGCTGCGGGGTTCCCATTCATCAGTATTGAATCTGGGCCATTTATGACGATGGTGACCATGGGGGTTGCCGGAATTGCAGCTTTCCCATGGCAATCATTAGTGTCAACGTTGATTCCATTTGTACTAGGGATTACATTAGGCTCACTCGATCATGAATTCAGAAAAATGTTTAAACCAATTGTTCCTGCGATGGTCCCATTTTTCGCATTCACATTGGGTTATAGCTTAAACTTTGGTATGATCTTCAAGTCAGGTTTCATGGGAATTTTCATGGGTTTTGCAGTCGTTTTAGTTTCAGGATCTGTTTTATCATTTGTCGATCGGGTCTTCACCCATTCAGATGGGGTTGCCGGTTGGGCTGCTTCATCAACCGCCGGCGCAGCGGTTGCCGTTCCATATGCAATCGCTGAAACCAATCCAAGTTTTGCATCAACCGCAAGTTCAGCAACAGCGATTGTGGCAACCAGTGTGTTGGTAACGTCAATTTTAACACCGATTGTGACGATGTACTTCGAGAGACGGGCGCGCGCTAAAGGCTTGCCAATTGTACCTGAAAAGTACAAGAATCAGTTCCAAGAAGCTAAAAATAGATAA